In the genome of Dermacentor silvarum isolate Dsil-2018 chromosome 1, BIME_Dsil_1.4, whole genome shotgun sequence, one region contains:
- the LOC119460520 gene encoding V-type proton ATPase subunit B, which translates to MPDAKSAVAASKEHALAVTRDYISQPRLVYKTVCGVNGPLVILDEVKFPKYAEIVQLVLADGTARTGQVLEVSGSKAVVQVFEGTSGIDAKNTVCEFTGDILRIPVSEDMLGRVFNGSGKPIDKGPPVLAEDFLDIQGQPINPWSRIYPEEMIQTGISAIDVMNSIARGQKIPIFSAAGLPHNDIAAQICRQGGLVKLPGKSVLDSSEDNFAIVFAAMGVNMETARFFKQDFEENGSMENVCLFLNLANDPTIERIITPRLALTTAEFLAYQCEKHVLVILTDMSSYAEALREVSAAREEVPGRRGFPGYMYTDLATIYERAGRVEGRNGSITQIPILTMPNDDITHPIPDLTGYITEGQVYVDRQLHNRQIYPPINVLPSLSRLMKSAIGEGMTRKDHADVSNQLYACYAIGKDVQAMKAVVGEEALSAEDLLYLEFLTKFEKNFISQGGYENRTIFESLDIGWQLLRIFPKEMLKRIPQSLLQEFYPRDGRQGADAK; encoded by the exons ATGCCTGATGCAAAATCAGCTGTTGCCGCAAGCAAGGAGCATGCTCTAGCCGTCACAAGAGATTACATTTCTCAGCCACGGTTGG TATACAAGACCGTCTGTGGTGTCAACGGCCCCTTGGTCATTTTGGATGAAGTCAAG TTTCCGAAATATGCCGAAATTGTTCAGTTGGTCCTTGCGGATGGCACTGCCCGCACTGGGCAAGTACTGGAAGTCAGTGGATCAAAAGCTGTTGTACAG GTGTTTGAAGGCACATCCGGTATTGATGCCAAGAACACTGTGTGCGAGTTCACTGGAGACATTTTGCGAATCCCAGTGTCTGAAGACATGCTTG GCAGAGTATTCAATGGCTCCGGCAAACCCATTGACAAAGGTCCACCAGTGTTGGCTGAAGACTTCCTGGATATTCAGG gccagccaatCAACCCATGGTCTCGTATCTATCCGGAAGAAATGATTCAAACTGGGATCTCTGCCATTGACGTCATGAACAGTATTGCCCGAGGCCAGAAAATTCCCATCTTCTCTGCAGCTGGTCTTCCTCACAACGAT ATTGCTGCCCAGATCTGTCGTCAAGGCGGCCTTGTGAAGCTTCCTGGAAAGAGTGTGCTTGACTCTTCAGAAGACAACTTTGCCATTGTTTTTGCTGCTATGGGT GTGAACATGGAAACTGCAAGATTTTTCAAGCAGGACTTTGAAGAGAATGGCTCCATGGAGAATGTGTGTCTGTTCCTGAACTTGGCAAATGACCCAAC TATTGAGAGGATCATCACACCACGTCTTGCCCTGACTACTGCCGAGTTCCTGGCCTACCAGTGTGAGAAGCACGTACTGGTGATCCTGACTGACATGTCTTCATATGCAGAAGCTTTGCGAGAGGTATCTGCTGCCCGAGAAGAAGTCCCTGGTCGACGTGGCTTTCCTGGTTACATGTACACTGACTTGGCCACCATATACGAGCGGGCTGGGCGGGTGGAGGGCCGCAATGGCTCCATCACACAGATTCCCATCTTAACCATGCCCAATGACGATATCACTCACCCCATACCTGACTTGACAGGCTACATTACTGAGGGCCAAGTGTATGTTGATCGGCAGCTGCACAATCGGCAG ATCTATCCACCCATCAATGTGTTGCCATCCCTGTCTCGACTTATGAAATCTGCCATCGGAGAAGGCATGACGAGGAAGGACCATGCAGATGTCTCCAACCAGCTG TATGCCTGCTACGCCATTGGCAAAGATGTACAAGCAATGAAGGCAGTTGTTGGAGAAGAAGCTTTAAGCGCTGAGGACTTGCTTTACCTGGAGTTCCTTACAAAGTTTGAAAAGAATTTCATCTCCCAAG GAGGCTACGAGAACAGAACTATCTTTGAGTCTCTGGACATTGGCTGGCAGTTGCTGCGCATATTCCCCAAGGAGATGCTGAAGCGAATTCCCCAGTCACTACTGCAGGAATTTTACCCACGCGATGGCAGACAAGGTGCCGATGCCAAGTAG
- the LOC119460529 gene encoding enoyl-CoA hydratase domain-containing protein 3, mitochondrial encodes MMPTFSCSAMKICNLGVLRSCLRGLLSTNYQTAPSDLTKKLHTTTSYRSLVSVNDLGGIREITLNNPKKRNVLSLALLRELDACFKDVDKENAVRCVVLSSSGPVFSSGHDLKELKIESGDTAKIEEIFTVCTRVMTAIRKLSVPVVAQVNGLAAAAGCQLVATCDIVLATEKASFSLPGAAFGLFCSTPGIAVARCVPQKMSAYMLFTGNTISAQEALRSGLVSKVVPEDRLQEETDHVVSAIMAKSKSVLSLGKKFYYRQIQMGIEDAYAEGEQVMLHNLQYCDSQEGINAFAEKRKPCWEHTDRKF; translated from the coding sequence ATGATGCCAACGTTTTCTTGCTCCGCGATGAAAATTTGTAATCTTGGCGTCTTGCGCTCTTGTTTACGAGGCTTGCTTTCGACGAATTATCAAACCGCACCTTCTGACCTGACCAAGAAACTCCACACGACTACATCGTATCGCAGTCTTGTCTCGGTGAACGACTTGGGCGGTATCCGGGAAATTACCCTGAACAATCCGAAAAAACGGAACGTCTTGTCACTTGCTCTGCTTAGGGAACTGGACGCTTGTTTCAAGGATGTCGACAAGGAAAACGCCGTTCGCTGCGTTGTTCTTTCTAGCAGCGGGCCTGTCTTCAGCTCGGGACATGACCTCAAGGAGCTGAAAATTGAGTCCGGTGATACCGCCAAAATTGAAGAGATATTTACGGTCTGCACCCGCGTGATGACGGCGATACGTAAGCTGTCAGTTCCTGTCGTTGCGCAGGTGAATGGTCTGGCGGCGGCGGCAGGTTGCCAGCTGGTCGCCACCTGCGACATCGTACTGGCCACGGAAAAAGCTTCCTTCTCGCTTCCAGGTGCTGCGTTCGGTCTGTTCTGCTCTACGCCTGGCATCGCGGTAGCACGTTGTGTGCCACAGAAGATGTCCGCCTACATGCTGTTCACTGGCAACACTATAAGTGCTCAAGAAGCGCTGAGAAGTGGCCTGGTGAGCAAGGTGGTCCCCGAGGATAGGCTTCAAGAGGAAACAGACCACGTTGTCTCGGCCATCATGGCGAAGAGCAAATCCGTTCTGTCCCTCGGCAAGAAGTTTTACTATAGACAGATTCAGATGGGCATCGAGGATGCGTATGCTGAAGGCGAGCAAGTGATGCTTCACAACTTGCAGTACTGCGACTCGCAGGAAGGTATCAACGCCTTCGCCGAGAAGAGGAAACCATGCTGGGAACACACAGACCGAAAATTTTAG